A region of Enoplosus armatus isolate fEnoArm2 chromosome 14, fEnoArm2.hap1, whole genome shotgun sequence DNA encodes the following proteins:
- the npc1 gene encoding NPC intracellular cholesterol transporter 1: protein MGVLPGRCILCILFYIILLSEGRFRWVEAQQCVWYGECGESEKVPGKKYNCNYTGPPFPLPSEGYDLLTELCPGYDYDNRSLCCNVDQLRTLKGSLQLPLQFLSRCPACFFNLMNLFCELTCSPHQSQFMNATKFNESSVIEVQYYIGQTFSNAMYNACRDVQAPSSNVKALSLLCGKDAKDCNATNWIQYMFDINNGQTPFPIIPIFSDVPVSGYTPMNNKTYACTEGLEDGSGPCSCQDCTKACGPKPVPPPLPPPWTILGLDAMTVIMWISYMAFLLVFVGAVLGAWCYRKRTIMSEYGPILDSNNPLSLNSDNPDQVNASCCETMGERFENALRILFSSWGSFCVRHPSVVILGSLILVVASSGGLVYMRITTDPVELWSSPTNQARQEKDYFDSHFGPFFRTAQLIITSPLNDTFIYSPYFGGSDVPFGAILDKDILHQVLDLQLDIEALVATYEGQNVTLKDICLAPLSPYNTNCTILSVLNYFQNSHAVLDHSIGDDFFVYADYHSHFLYCVSAPASLNDTTLLHDPCLGTYGGPVFPWLALGGYDETNYNNATALVITFPLNNYLNDSVRLGKALAWEKEFIRFMKKFKNSNLTIAFNTERSIEDELDRESNSDISTIVISYAIMFIYISLALGHIHSFKRIMVDSKISLGIAGILIVLSSVASSLGIFSYFGIPLTLIVIEVIPFLVLAVGVDNIFIVVQTYQRDERMPQEELHQQIGRILGDVAPSMFLSSFSETVAFFLGALSNMPAVRTFSMFAGLAVFIDFLLQISCFVSLLGLDARRQEGNRLDILCCVKLPEGQETKTDSFLFRFFKKVYAPFILKEWVRPIIVAVFVGMLSFSIAVVNKVEIGLDQKLSMPDDSYVLDYFKNMSEYLHTGAPVYFVVEDGLNYTSPEGQNFVCGGVGCNNNSLVQQVYAASLISNYTTIAFTPSSWLDDYFDWVKPQSTCCRYYNTTGAFCNASVVNPSCVHCRPMTPSGKQRPVGDDFMRFLPMFLSDNPNVKCGKGGHAAYATAVDLYPGDTGVGATYFMTYHTILKETPDFINALKMARILADNITQSIGHKVFAYSVFYVFYEQYLTIAYDTALNLGVSLASIFVVTTVLLGLELWSAVLVSITIAMILVNMFGVMWLWSISLNAVSLVNLVMSCGISVEFCSHIVRAFSISVKTNRVERAEEALAHMGSSVFSGITLTKFGGILILALSKSQIFQVFYFRMYLAIVLLGATHGLIFLPVLLSYVGPSVNKAKVSAVNKRYVGTERERCLNY from the exons ATGGGAGTCTTACCAGGGAGATGCATTTTATGTATACTTTTCTACATTATACTCCTGTCAGAGGGACGTTTTCGATGG gtTGAGGCCCAGCAATGTGTGTGGTATGGTGAGTGTGGGGAGTCCGAAAAGGTGCCTGGAAAAAAGTACAACTGCAACTACACTGGTCCTCCCTTCCCGCTACCCTCCGAGGGTTACGACCTTCTCACG gagCTTTGTCCCGGGTATGACTATGACAACCGAAGCCTCTGCTGTAATGTCGACCAGTTGCGCACTCTCAAAGGGAGTCTCCAGCTGCCCCTTCAGTTCCTGTCTCG GTGTCCTGCCTGTTTCTTCAATCTGATGAACCTCTTCTGTGAGCTGACATGTAGCCCCCACCAGAGTCAGTTCATGAATGCCACCAAGTTCAACGAGTCCAGTGTAATTGAAGTGCAGTATTATATTGGACAGACATTTTCTAATG ccatgtACAATGCGTGTAGGGACGTCCAGGCACCATCCAGCAACGTGAAGGCCTTATCGCTGCTGTGTGGGAAGGATGCAAAGGACTGCAATGCTACTAACTGGATCCAGTATATGTTCGATATTAACAATGGACAGACTCCCTTTCCTATCATCCCAATATTCTCAG ATGTCCCGGTGTCTGGTTACACTCCCATGAACAACAAGACATATGCCTGTACAGAGGGCCTCGAGGACGGTTCAGGTCCCTGCTCATGTCAGGACTGCACAAAGGCCTGTGGCCCCAAACCTGtacctccccctctcccccctccctggACAATCCTTGGTCTCGATGCCATGACTGTCATCATGTGGATCTCTTACATGGCTTTCCTGCTTGTCTTTGTTGGAGCTGTACTAGGAGCTTGGTGTTACAG GAAAAGGACTATCATGTCAGAGTATGGCCCCATATTGGACAGCAATAACCCACTGTCTCTCAACAGTGATAATCCTGACCAAG TAAATGCATCATGCTGTGAAACAATGGGGGAACGCTTTGAGAATGCGCTGCGGATCCTCTTTAGCTCCTGGGGCTCCTTCTGTGTGCGGCATCCCTCTGTGGTCATACTGGGAAGCCTGATACTGGTGGTCGCCTCTTCTGGGGGCCTGGTCTATATGCGCATCACCACAGACCCCGTCGAGCTGTGGTCGTCTCCCACTAACCAGGCTCGTCAAGAGAAGGACTACTTCGACAGCCACTTCGGACCCTTCTTTCGAACTGCGCAGCTCATTATAACATCTCCACTCAATGACACTTTCATCTACTCTCCATACTTTGGAGGATCAGATGTGCCATTTGGAGCCATCCTGGACAAAGACATCCTGCACCAG GTACTGGATCTGCAACTTGACATCGAAGCCCTTGTAGCCACATACGAGGGCCAAAACGTCACGCTGAAGGACATCTGCTTAGCTCCACTGTCCCCGTACAATACCAACTGTACCATCTTGAGCGTCCTCAACTACTTCCAGAACAGCCACGCTGTGCTGGACCACAGCATAGGAGACGACTTCTTTGTCTATGCTGATTATCACAGCCACTTCCTCTACTGTGTCAG TGCACCAGCATCCCTCAATGACACCACTCTCCTCCATGACCCCTGTTTAGGCACCTATGGTGGCCCCGTCTTCCCTTGGCTGGCCCTTGGTGGTTATGATG AAACCAACTACAATAATGCCACCGCTCTAGTGATCACCTTTCCACTCAACAACTACCTGAACGACTCAGTCAGGCTGGGCAAAGCTCTGGCATGGGAGAAAGA ATTCATCAGGTTCATGAAGAAGTTCAAAAACTCCAACCTGACCATAGCCTTTAATACAGAGAGGAGTATAGAAGATGAATTAGACAGGGAGAGCAACAGTGACATCAGCACCATAGTAATCAGCTACGCTATCATGTTCATCTACATCTCCCTGGCCCTGGGTCACATCCACAGCTTCAAGAGAATCATG GTGGACTCTAAGATTTCTCTGGGTATAGCGGGTATCCTGATTGTGCTCAGCTCTGTGGCCTCCTCACTGGGGATCTTCAGCTATTTTGGTATCCCCCTCACCCTAATTGTGATCGAGGTCATTCCTTTCCTGGTGCTGGCTGTTGGAGTAGACAACATCTTTATTGTAGTACAGACATATCAG AGGGATGAGCGGATGCCCCAGGAGGAACTTCATCAACAGATTGGTCGTATTCTTGGAGACGTAGCCCCGAGcatgttcctctcctccttctcagaGACGGTGGCCTTCTTCCTGG GGGCCCTGTCCAACATGCCTGCAGTGAGGACTTTCTCCATGTTTGCTGGCTTGgctgtttttattgatttcctGTTGCAGATCAGTTGCTTTGTCAGCTTGCTCGGCTTGGACGCCagaagacaggag GGGAATCGACTCGATATCCTTTGCTGTGTGAAGCTGCCAGAAGGCCAGGAAACCAAGACGGACAGCTTCCTCTTCCGTTTTTTCAAGAAAGTCTATGCCCCATTCATCCTCAAGGAGTGGGTGCGACCAATCATA GTGGCAGTGTTTGTGGGAATGCTCTCCTTCAGTATTGCTGTGGTGAATAAAGTAGAGATTGGACTGGACCAGAAACTCTCCATGCCTGAT GACTCATACGTGCTAGACTACTTTAAGAACATGAGCGAGTATCTCCACACTGGAGCTCCAGTGTACTTTGTGGTGGAGGATGGTCTTAACTACACTAGTCCAGAGGGCCAGAATtttgtgtgtggaggagtgGGCTGCAACAACAACTCTCTGGTCCAGCAGGTCTACGCCGCCTCACTCATCAGCAACTA CACAACCATCGCCTTTACACCGTCCTCTTGGCTTGATGACTACTTTGACTGGGTGAAGCCCCAGTCCACCTGCTGTCGGTACTACAACACCACTGGGGCCTTCTGCAATGCCTCAG TGGTAAATCCCTCGTGTGTACACTGTCGGCCCATGACACCCAGCGGAAAGCAGAGGCCAGTAGGAGACGACTTCATGCGGTTTCTACCCATGTTTCTGTCAGACAATCCCAACGTCAAGTGTGGAAAAGG CGGTCATGCAGCCTACGCCACAGCAGTAGACCTGTATCCCGGCGACACGGGGGTCGGAGCCACTTACTTCATGACTTACCACACCATCCTGAAAGAAACCCCAGACTTCATAAACGCTTTAAAAATGGCCCGAATCCTGGCTGACAATATCACTCAGTCCATAGGCCACAAAGTTTTTGCTTACAG CGTCTTCTATGTGTTTTACGAGCAGTACCTCACCATTGCCTATGACACAGCTCTGAACTTGGGCGTGTCACTGGCATCCATATTTGTGGTGACGACGGTGTTGTTGGGCTTAGAGCTGTGGTCAGCTGTGCTCGTCAGCATTACCATCGCGATGATCCTGGTCAACATGTTCGGCGTCATGTGGCTGTGGAGCATCAGCCTCAACGCAGTGTCCCTTGTGAACCTGGTCATG AGCTGTGGTATCTCGGTGGAGTTCTGCAGTCATATTGTGCGAGCCTTTTCCATCAGTGTGAAGACGAACAGAGTGGAGCGGGCTGAGGAGGCCCTGGCTCACATGGGCAGCTCG GTATTCAGTGGGATCACTTTAACAAAGTTCGGAGGTATCCTAATCCTGGCGCTTTCCAAGTCGCAGATCTTCCAGGTCTTCTACTTCAGGATGTACTTGGCCATAGTGTTGCTTGGAGCAACACACGGGCTCATCTTCCTCCCTGTACTGCTCAGTTATGTCG GTCCTTCAGTGAACAAAGCAAAGGTGTCTGCTGTTAACAAGCGCTACGTTGGTACAGAAAGGGAGCGCTGCCTCAACTACTAG